The proteins below are encoded in one region of Peribacillus muralis:
- a CDS encoding CidA/LrgA family protein codes for MKKLLVFPVQLILLLIICKLGYYFADLLHLPIPGNVIGMILLFFLLQTKVLKVEWIELASGFLVKHLAFFFIPISISLMTMGWLFIEFGLPLALTLGVSLICGFIVSAWTVQKFSHRGEANQHDSVNHTL; via the coding sequence ATGAAAAAACTATTGGTTTTTCCCGTGCAGCTTATCCTGCTGCTCATCATTTGCAAGCTCGGCTATTATTTTGCTGACTTACTTCATTTACCCATTCCAGGCAATGTCATCGGCATGATTCTATTATTCTTTTTATTACAAACGAAGGTCCTTAAGGTCGAGTGGATTGAACTGGCTTCAGGATTCTTAGTGAAGCACCTCGCCTTTTTCTTTATTCCCATTTCCATCAGTTTGATGACCATGGGATGGCTATTCATTGAATTCGGTTTGCCTTTGGCACTAACGCTTGGGGTCAGTTTGATTTGTGGGTTCATCGTTTCCGCTTGGACCGTTCAGAAATTTTCTCATAGAGGAGAGGCTAATCAGCATGACAGCGTTAATCACACCCTATAG
- a CDS encoding GNAT family N-acetyltransferase has product MLKKRDFSDCFSLYEQMTHPDVFPFVRHKVDSYEEYVFITKQTIEAEEAGELISRTILDEWENPIGCISLYDIENGAGFLGTWLGKSYHGKGYNAIAKDAFFKELFFELGLETVFMRIRKKNIRSIKAAEKLPYAINANDTRKSLYDQINHEGDIFDLFEIPKDLYNLHILRQHDDDEQQLLEA; this is encoded by the coding sequence ATGTTAAAAAAGAGAGATTTCTCAGATTGTTTTTCTCTTTATGAACAAATGACGCATCCAGATGTCTTCCCTTTCGTGCGCCATAAAGTAGATTCATATGAAGAATATGTATTCATTACTAAGCAAACGATCGAGGCAGAAGAAGCTGGGGAACTCATTTCACGAACGATCCTGGACGAATGGGAAAACCCAATCGGTTGCATTTCTTTATACGATATTGAAAATGGTGCAGGTTTCTTAGGCACATGGCTTGGCAAGTCTTATCATGGAAAAGGATATAATGCCATCGCAAAAGACGCTTTCTTTAAAGAGCTCTTCTTCGAACTGGGCCTTGAAACGGTCTTCATGCGAATTCGCAAAAAAAATATCCGTTCGATTAAAGCCGCGGAAAAGCTTCCCTATGCCATCAATGCCAACGATACAAGAAAGTCCCTTTATGATCAGATCAATCATGAAGGAGATATCTTCGATTTGTTTGAAATACCTAAAGATTTGTATAACCTTCATATCCTTAGGCAGCATGATGATGACGAACAGCAATTACTCGAAGCATAA
- the ku gene encoding non-homologous end joining protein Ku, producing the protein MHTMWKGSISFGLVNIPIKLHAATEDKDISLRTLHKECHSPIKYEKVCPVCQKEVGKDDIVRAFEYTKGKFVVLEDDELEQLKKQNEEKAVEIVDFVKIEEIDPIYFNRSYYMSPNDGGIKAYSLLRQALKESNKVGIAKIIIRSKEQMAVIRVVDNTLVMETIHYPDEVRPAADVPNIPANDTIVKKEIDTAVLLIDQLTSTFDPTKYTDDYRTALLELIESKKKGQKAISATTKEPVANNVTDLMEALQASIDRTKHEEPEKKKTTRKKAAPKKKKQA; encoded by the coding sequence ATGCATACAATGTGGAAGGGGAGCATATCATTCGGTTTGGTGAACATACCGATTAAACTTCATGCGGCTACGGAAGATAAGGATATATCTTTACGGACGTTGCATAAGGAATGTCACTCACCAATTAAATATGAAAAGGTTTGCCCGGTATGCCAGAAAGAAGTGGGTAAAGATGATATCGTTCGCGCTTTCGAATATACAAAAGGAAAGTTTGTCGTCTTGGAGGACGATGAACTAGAACAACTGAAGAAACAAAATGAAGAAAAAGCTGTGGAAATCGTGGATTTCGTGAAAATAGAGGAAATCGATCCGATTTATTTTAACCGCAGTTATTATATGTCTCCCAACGACGGAGGAATAAAAGCCTATTCCCTTTTAAGACAAGCGCTTAAGGAATCCAATAAGGTAGGAATAGCGAAAATAATCATTCGTTCAAAAGAACAAATGGCTGTCATTCGAGTCGTTGATAATACGCTAGTGATGGAAACGATTCATTATCCGGATGAAGTGCGTCCTGCAGCGGATGTTCCCAATATCCCAGCTAATGATACGATCGTAAAAAAAGAAATTGATACAGCAGTCCTGTTAATTGATCAATTAACATCGACGTTCGACCCGACCAAATATACTGATGATTATCGAACCGCTTTACTTGAACTGATTGAATCTAAGAAAAAGGGACAGAAGGCGATTAGTGCCACAACAAAGGAACCGGTCGCAAACAATGTAACCGATTTAATGGAGGCATTACAGGCTTCCATTGACCGAACGAAACATGAAGAGCCGGAAAAGAAAAAAACCACCAGAAAGAAGGCGGCACCGAAAAAAAAGAAACAAGCTTAA
- the ligD gene encoding DNA ligase D, giving the protein MKPMLPTYYPEAPNSNDWRYEVKYDGFRAVLTVDSDTISIVSRNEKELSQLFPEVITFIKEMDLETYLPLELDGELVWLTNQAKADFFQMQWRGRLRNQSLILENAHYSPCRFIAFDLLRIKGKDVRGTSMEKRRELMVKMGKQLGLPSPPDPTDQAIIQIIESFDCLDAALNEVILFDGEGVVAKEIRGTWQEGKRTTSWIKTKNWKAVSCFITALHKENGYISLGVFKEGEISKIGSVKNGLSAQNKRILHDLIKQNASGEDAQFYYIHPSICIEVQYLHVYEENELREPQFSQWLLQTVPTECTWEKFRLSQYTFPETVQLTSRDKPLWTTAGKDVIKVEYLHYLREVSAFFLPFLKDKLLTTIRYPHGTLAQERFFQKNKPDYAPGFIETFRDEGIEYMLCNDVETLLWFGNQLALEFHVPFQKAGKTNPDEIVLDLDPPSIEYFSLAVKAALEIKKVTESLKIQAFVKTSGNKGLQIHIPLPEGKFTYQDTRIFTDFLGRYLTSSHPNDFTMERLKVNRHNRLYLDFIQHSEGKTIIVPYSPRGNDFAGVATPLFWEEVNETLQLKDYTIQTVPARIKKDGCSFREYRYVDNGTAFHDVLAFLKQKKD; this is encoded by the coding sequence ATGAAACCGATGCTGCCAACTTATTACCCAGAAGCGCCCAACTCTAACGATTGGCGTTATGAAGTCAAGTATGACGGCTTTAGGGCCGTTCTAACGGTTGACTCCGATACGATAAGCATTGTGAGTCGGAATGAAAAGGAATTATCTCAGCTATTCCCGGAAGTCATTACCTTCATTAAGGAAATGGATTTGGAAACGTATCTCCCCTTAGAGCTGGATGGAGAATTGGTATGGCTGACGAATCAAGCAAAGGCAGATTTCTTTCAGATGCAATGGCGAGGCCGTTTACGAAACCAATCTTTGATACTGGAAAATGCTCATTATTCCCCATGCCGTTTTATAGCGTTCGATCTCCTGCGAATCAAAGGAAAGGACGTCAGAGGCACATCCATGGAGAAGCGCCGGGAATTGATGGTGAAGATGGGGAAACAACTCGGCCTTCCAAGTCCTCCCGACCCTACCGATCAAGCAATAATACAAATAATTGAAAGCTTCGATTGTCTGGATGCCGCATTGAATGAGGTGATTCTCTTTGATGGAGAGGGAGTAGTTGCCAAGGAAATTCGAGGTACATGGCAAGAAGGGAAACGAACGACATCTTGGATTAAGACCAAAAATTGGAAGGCGGTTTCCTGTTTCATCACGGCATTGCATAAAGAAAACGGATATATATCCCTTGGGGTATTCAAGGAAGGTGAAATATCGAAAATCGGAAGTGTCAAAAATGGTTTGAGTGCTCAAAACAAAAGGATCCTGCATGACCTCATTAAGCAAAATGCCTCAGGAGAGGACGCACAGTTTTACTATATCCACCCTTCCATTTGCATCGAAGTTCAATACTTACACGTTTATGAGGAAAATGAATTGCGTGAGCCTCAGTTTTCGCAATGGCTTTTGCAAACGGTGCCAACTGAATGCACGTGGGAAAAATTCAGATTAAGTCAGTATACTTTTCCCGAAACCGTCCAATTAACCTCCCGCGACAAACCGCTATGGACAACGGCAGGCAAAGACGTGATCAAAGTGGAATATCTTCATTATTTGCGTGAGGTTTCCGCTTTCTTCTTACCTTTCTTAAAGGATAAATTATTGACGACGATTAGGTACCCTCATGGAACTTTGGCTCAAGAAAGGTTTTTTCAGAAAAACAAACCTGATTATGCACCAGGTTTCATTGAAACGTTCAGGGACGAGGGTATTGAGTATATGCTTTGCAACGATGTTGAAACGCTTCTTTGGTTTGGTAACCAACTTGCATTGGAGTTTCATGTTCCATTCCAAAAGGCGGGAAAAACAAATCCTGATGAAATCGTTCTGGACTTGGATCCTCCTTCGATTGAATACTTTTCACTTGCGGTCAAAGCCGCACTGGAAATAAAAAAGGTGACGGAATCATTAAAAATTCAAGCCTTTGTCAAAACTTCTGGCAACAAAGGACTGCAGATTCACATCCCGTTGCCAGAAGGCAAATTCACATATCAAGACACACGAATTTTCACGGATTTTCTCGGTCGTTACTTAACAAGTTCTCACCCCAATGACTTTACCATGGAAAGATTGAAAGTGAATCGGCATAATCGCCTTTACTTGGACTTTATCCAGCACAGTGAAGGAAAAACCATCATAGTACCCTATTCCCCGCGCGGGAATGATTTTGCAGGCGTTGCTACACCTTTATTTTGGGAGGAAGTGAACGAAACGCTGCAACTAAAAGACTATACCATCCAAACCGTCCCAGCCCGCATCAAAAAGGATGGCTGTTCATTCAGGGAATATCGATATGTCGATAATGGGACTGCCTTCCATGATGTTTTGGCCTTTCTCAAGCAAAAGAAGGACTAG
- a CDS encoding DUF2639 domain-containing protein has translation MAYEFSKGWFIQQLKAGGISYHPIEKKKLELYKTHILRRLYEDLKKDQS, from the coding sequence ATGGCTTATGAATTTTCCAAGGGGTGGTTCATCCAGCAATTGAAAGCCGGAGGGATAAGCTATCACCCGATCGAGAAGAAAAAGCTCGAACTGTATAAAACGCATATTTTAAGACGATTATACGAAGACCTGAAAAAAGATCAATCATAA
- the dapF gene encoding diaminopimelate epimerase: protein MIIEGLKSHGSGNDFLIIDELTTNLTFTEQEREKLAKALCDRGRLGADGILFVMKSEQADCRMRVFNADGSEASMCGNGLRCVARYANDALGLDKMIVETMKANLLVEKTKDIYKGIPTFKVEISPVSFNVKDLPLIIERETLQNEPLPELHSSLLFSALAVPNPHLITLVDSEILQSGLQADLSAKVNQPNELFPDGVNVSFVKELEPGSIYVRTYERGVGFTNACGTAMSASSLVTCSIGLNELEREISVYNNGGKVKCVVHFDEKKQTYSIDLIGNATYEFKISLEIDKNQPEQFVILEKQKFEEETSLYAKLQDEVQTYLQTAL, encoded by the coding sequence ATGATTATTGAAGGATTGAAAAGTCATGGTTCAGGAAATGATTTCTTGATCATTGATGAATTGACGACAAACTTGACGTTTACTGAACAAGAGAGAGAAAAGTTGGCAAAAGCCCTTTGCGATAGAGGAAGACTTGGCGCAGACGGCATTTTGTTTGTAATGAAAAGTGAACAGGCTGATTGCCGGATGCGTGTTTTTAACGCGGATGGATCGGAAGCATCAATGTGTGGAAATGGACTCCGCTGTGTTGCAAGATATGCAAACGATGCATTGGGACTCGACAAAATGATTGTCGAAACGATGAAAGCGAATTTACTCGTTGAAAAAACAAAAGATATATATAAGGGAATCCCTACGTTCAAGGTCGAAATTTCCCCCGTCAGTTTCAATGTGAAGGACCTGCCACTCATCATTGAAAGAGAAACGTTGCAAAACGAACCATTGCCAGAGCTTCATTCTTCCCTATTGTTCTCGGCATTGGCGGTTCCCAATCCGCATTTGATTACCCTCGTCGATTCGGAGATTTTACAAAGCGGCCTCCAGGCAGACCTTTCTGCAAAGGTCAATCAACCGAATGAGCTTTTTCCTGACGGCGTCAATGTCAGTTTTGTCAAAGAACTCGAACCAGGAAGCATTTATGTCCGGACTTATGAACGGGGAGTGGGGTTCACGAATGCGTGTGGCACGGCGATGTCCGCTTCTAGCCTAGTAACCTGCTCAATTGGATTGAATGAATTGGAGCGCGAAATTTCCGTATACAATAATGGCGGGAAAGTGAAATGCGTCGTTCACTTTGATGAAAAAAAACAAACCTATTCAATTGATTTAATAGGGAACGCAACCTATGAATTCAAGATATCGCTAGAAATAGACAAAAATCAACCGGAACAATTCGTAATACTTGAAAAACAAAAATTCGAAGAAGAAACAAGCTTATATGCCAAACTGCAGGATGAAGTTCAAACCTATTTGCAAACTGCCTTATAG
- a CDS encoding undecaprenyl-diphosphate phosphatase, with amino-acid sequence MNEFQAFILGIIQGLTEFLPISSTGHLYLGRHLFHLDEAGIFLDTMLHIGTLLALLVVYKNDILSILKNPFSKLTLVLIAGTIPAVIAGLLLSDWFDGLSKTGVTIGWEFLATGLILWVADGIRKGEKSLNDISVKDALIIGTFQAAAIMPALSRSGLTIAAGLFCRLDRATAAYFSFLLSIPAITGGIVFQMKPIFTGEVERLPVTALFVGTLAAAIFGYIAVVWMIDFLKKRSLKVFSIYVWALGAIILFMQFTGRF; translated from the coding sequence CTGAACGAATTCCAGGCCTTCATCCTTGGAATCATCCAAGGCCTGACTGAGTTTTTACCTATTTCAAGCACCGGACATTTATATTTGGGAAGACATTTATTCCACCTTGATGAGGCAGGCATTTTTCTCGATACCATGCTGCACATCGGTACATTGCTGGCATTATTGGTCGTTTATAAGAATGACATTCTTTCGATTTTAAAAAACCCTTTTTCCAAACTGACCCTGGTCCTTATTGCCGGAACGATCCCTGCCGTGATTGCCGGCCTTTTACTCAGCGATTGGTTTGATGGTCTTTCAAAAACGGGAGTGACCATAGGCTGGGAATTTTTAGCGACAGGATTGATTTTATGGGTAGCCGACGGGATCAGAAAAGGAGAAAAATCTCTGAATGATATATCCGTCAAAGATGCCTTGATCATCGGAACCTTTCAAGCTGCTGCAATCATGCCTGCGCTTTCGCGTTCAGGCCTTACAATTGCTGCTGGTCTCTTCTGCAGGCTTGATCGGGCGACCGCCGCTTATTTTTCCTTTTTGCTTTCGATCCCAGCCATTACTGGCGGCATTGTTTTTCAGATGAAGCCGATCTTTACGGGGGAGGTTGAGCGGCTTCCCGTCACTGCCCTTTTTGTCGGGACCCTTGCTGCAGCCATATTTGGTTATATTGCCGTGGTTTGGATGATCGATTTTCTTAAAAAGCGGTCCCTTAAAGTATTCTCCATTTACGTATGGGCGCTTGGAGCAATCATTTTATTCATGCAATTCACTGGAAGGTTTTAA
- a CDS encoding beta-class carbonic anhydrase has protein sequence MSLLNEILDYNEQFVEKGEYVKYRTDKFPEKRMVIISCMDTRLVELLPKSLNVKNGDVKILKTAGAIVSHPFGSVMRSILIAIYELKADEVLVIPHHDCGMASVDADSVVEKMIDRDIPKSTIDTLGAAGIDIRSWLRGFDDVYQSCKNSVEVIKGHPLIPKTIPVHGLIISPETGKLELVVDGYAAEEEK, from the coding sequence ATGAGTTTACTTAATGAGATACTTGATTATAATGAACAGTTTGTAGAAAAAGGTGAGTATGTTAAGTATAGAACGGATAAGTTTCCAGAGAAGCGTATGGTCATCATAAGCTGTATGGACACCCGGCTTGTTGAACTATTGCCAAAATCCTTAAATGTCAAAAATGGCGATGTGAAAATATTGAAGACTGCCGGGGCAATCGTCTCCCACCCATTTGGTAGTGTGATGCGTAGTATCCTTATTGCCATTTATGAGCTAAAGGCTGATGAAGTATTGGTCATACCTCACCATGACTGTGGGATGGCATCAGTCGATGCAGATTCCGTAGTGGAAAAAATGATTGACCGCGATATTCCAAAGAGTACCATCGATACACTGGGAGCTGCAGGAATCGATATCCGCAGCTGGCTTCGCGGATTTGATGATGTTTATCAAAGCTGTAAAAACAGTGTGGAAGTAATTAAAGGCCATCCTTTGATTCCTAAAACAATTCCTGTACATGGACTAATCATTTCTCCTGAAACAGGGAAGCTGGAATTGGTAGTCGACGGGTATGCAGCGGAAGAAGAAAAATAA
- a CDS encoding LrgB family protein — translation MTALITPYSIVITLLAYYIGRKIYAKHPSPFTTPVFFSTVTIILILLASGMDFDDYTPAKDIISYFLGPATVALAVPLYKNRKIIVKYAIPAISGMILGLMVTLTIAFTIAQAFSLPHFILQGLAVKSITVPIAVEITELYGGDSNISAAFVILTGVLGTMIAPKLMDKLNITMPFARGIAYGTIAHGLGTAQAAQESEFTGAVAGAAMAIAGILISCFFPLISRFL, via the coding sequence ATGACAGCGTTAATCACACCCTATAGCATCGTGATAACCCTCCTTGCCTATTATATAGGAAGGAAAATATATGCCAAACATCCGTCACCTTTCACGACGCCCGTGTTTTTCAGCACGGTCACCATCATTCTCATCTTACTGGCCAGCGGTATGGACTTTGATGATTATACACCTGCAAAAGATATCATCTCCTATTTCCTAGGTCCTGCTACTGTTGCTTTGGCTGTACCGCTTTATAAAAATAGAAAGATAATCGTTAAATATGCTATACCGGCGATAAGCGGAATGATATTGGGCCTAATGGTCACCTTGACTATCGCCTTCACCATTGCTCAAGCCTTTTCACTGCCCCATTTTATCCTTCAGGGGCTGGCGGTTAAGTCCATCACTGTCCCGATTGCAGTGGAAATTACCGAGCTTTATGGCGGTGATTCCAATATTTCAGCAGCCTTCGTTATCTTGACTGGTGTCCTGGGAACGATGATCGCCCCCAAGCTGATGGATAAATTGAACATAACCATGCCCTTTGCCCGCGGTATCGCATATGGGACCATCGCTCATGGTCTTGGAACGGCACAAGCTGCTCAGGAAAGCGAATTTACCGGAGCTGTCGCTGGTGCAGCCATGGCGATTGCAGGGATCCTGATTTCCTGCTTTTTCCCCTTGATCAGCCGTTTCCTTTAA
- a CDS encoding undecaprenyldiphospho-muramoylpentapeptide beta-N-acetylglucosaminyltransferase has product MEILTKKIVFTGGGSAGHVSVNAAIIPEFLKQDWDVTYIGSKKGIEKNIIEKEFPEVRYETISVGKFRRYLSIENMKDPFRVIKGIFDARKILKREKPDFIFSKGGFVSVPVVLAGRMLKIPIAIHESDYTPGLANKIAMPLASKIFTTFQETEKGLPQEKAMYLGAVLRDGIFKGSASAGKAFCGFTSKKPVLLVMGGSLGAVKINNLITDNLDALLMDYQIIHICGKGHVKPELKQPGYAPFEFVHEELFDLLAAADVVVSRAGSNSIFEFLGLQKPMLLIPLSANASRGDQILNASSFEKQGFCKVIQEEELNDGIFTDTLAELVNQSGVYQDKMRQKRPFKTAAEMYDLLLEVMTAKK; this is encoded by the coding sequence GTGGAAATATTGACTAAGAAAATAGTGTTTACCGGAGGCGGTTCTGCCGGTCATGTATCAGTTAATGCAGCAATCATCCCTGAATTTCTCAAGCAAGATTGGGATGTTACTTATATCGGATCAAAAAAAGGCATTGAAAAAAATATTATCGAAAAGGAATTTCCTGAGGTTCGTTATGAGACGATTTCCGTTGGGAAATTCCGTCGTTACCTTTCCATTGAAAATATGAAAGACCCGTTCAGGGTCATAAAAGGGATTTTTGATGCACGAAAGATCTTAAAAAGGGAAAAACCGGATTTCATTTTCTCTAAAGGAGGGTTCGTTTCGGTTCCCGTCGTTTTGGCTGGGAGGATGCTGAAGATTCCGATTGCCATACATGAATCGGATTATACTCCTGGTCTGGCGAATAAAATTGCCATGCCACTCGCATCAAAAATTTTCACGACCTTCCAGGAAACCGAAAAAGGCCTTCCACAGGAGAAGGCCATGTATCTGGGTGCCGTATTGCGGGATGGTATTTTCAAGGGAAGCGCTTCTGCCGGCAAGGCTTTCTGCGGATTCACAAGCAAAAAGCCGGTGTTGCTTGTCATGGGCGGAAGTCTTGGGGCAGTGAAAATCAACAACTTGATCACTGATAATCTTGATGCGTTATTAATGGATTACCAGATCATTCATATTTGTGGAAAAGGACATGTGAAACCGGAATTGAAGCAACCGGGATATGCACCATTCGAATTCGTCCATGAGGAATTGTTCGACCTTTTGGCGGCTGCAGATGTCGTCGTGTCAAGGGCTGGTTCCAATTCAATTTTCGAATTCCTCGGTTTGCAAAAGCCGATGTTGCTTATCCCTCTAAGTGCCAATGCATCACGTGGAGATCAAATCCTGAATGCATCCAGCTTTGAAAAGCAGGGATTCTGTAAAGTCATTCAAGAAGAAGAGTTAAATGACGGGATTTTCACAGATACATTAGCAGAGTTGGTCAATCAATCGGGTGTATATCAAGATAAAATGCGTCAAAAAAGACCATTCAAGACAGCTGCAGAAATGTATGATTTATTACTGGAAGTCATGACTGCAAAAAAATAA
- a CDS encoding DUF4870 domain-containing protein produces MPTKDERVFAALIYVISFFTAFIGPLVIWLIKKDSSQFVDYHGREYLNFFISYTIYSIVAGLLSIVLIGFLLLPVIGIALIIFTIIAAIRAYEGTDYRFPLIFRIL; encoded by the coding sequence ATGCCTACTAAAGATGAAAGAGTGTTTGCTGCCCTTATATATGTAATCAGCTTTTTCACAGCATTTATCGGTCCTTTAGTGATTTGGTTAATAAAGAAGGACTCATCACAGTTTGTGGATTATCATGGAAGGGAATACTTGAATTTTTTCATTTCCTACACGATATATTCAATCGTTGCTGGGTTACTTTCGATAGTCTTGATTGGCTTCTTGCTATTGCCGGTTATCGGAATAGCATTAATTATATTCACGATCATTGCTGCCATTAGGGCTTATGAAGGAACGGATTACCGATTCCCGTTGATTTTCAGGATATTATAG
- a CDS encoding NCS2 family permease has product MKKLNLEALFHFSSYGTNGKREILAGVVGYFTIVYILIVNSLILSEAGIPINGAVIATILLSALSCIMIGLWANVPILLVPGMGVNALFAYTMVQGMGLSWQSALGAVFISGVIFVIIAFTKYSRIISDSIPNSLKDAISVGLGLFLMLIGLEKGGIITEGSTSIIALGDLSNPAVCATVLTFLLAITLFIKNVPGNFMITILAGSIIAYLCGTVQLSDIHFSGMETASYGDLFFSLSFMQADRIEFWISVFAMTMVLVFENIGLVHGHVDSINRQDAYKKSLKATSVSVLLSGIFGSSPTVATVETAAGITSGGRTGLTSVVTGVLFILSMLFIPVIKVIPDSAIAPILIIIGILMLGNIKRLDFSDLTESVPAIMIITIIPFTYSIADGMAFGFILYPFLKLVTGKAREVSAPMYVSAAMFIVYFIIGLIG; this is encoded by the coding sequence ATGAAGAAATTAAACTTGGAAGCCCTTTTTCATTTTTCCAGCTATGGAACGAATGGAAAACGAGAAATCCTTGCCGGAGTTGTCGGTTATTTTACGATCGTATATATCCTCATCGTGAATTCCCTGATTTTATCGGAAGCGGGCATACCGATTAACGGTGCGGTGATTGCCACCATCCTTTTATCCGCCTTAAGCTGCATCATGATAGGGCTTTGGGCAAATGTCCCGATCCTGCTCGTTCCAGGAATGGGCGTGAATGCACTATTTGCTTATACGATGGTCCAAGGAATGGGGTTATCCTGGCAATCAGCGCTTGGAGCTGTATTTATTTCGGGAGTTATTTTTGTAATCATAGCCTTCACTAAATACTCCCGGATAATCAGTGATTCGATTCCGAACTCGCTCAAAGATGCCATATCCGTTGGCCTGGGCTTATTCTTGATGCTGATTGGACTTGAAAAGGGCGGGATCATCACGGAAGGTTCAACCTCCATCATCGCGCTGGGAGATTTAAGCAATCCAGCCGTGTGTGCGACGGTGCTGACCTTTTTACTGGCCATTACGCTATTCATCAAAAATGTCCCTGGTAATTTCATGATCACCATCTTGGCAGGAAGTATCATTGCCTACTTGTGTGGGACGGTTCAACTATCGGACATCCATTTTTCTGGTATGGAAACAGCTTCATATGGCGATCTTTTCTTTTCATTATCGTTCATGCAAGCGGACCGAATCGAATTTTGGATAAGTGTCTTTGCGATGACGATGGTTCTGGTTTTTGAAAATATTGGACTTGTACACGGACATGTAGACAGTATCAACCGCCAGGATGCCTATAAAAAGTCGCTGAAGGCGACGAGTGTTTCCGTTCTGTTATCAGGTATTTTCGGTTCGAGCCCTACGGTTGCAACAGTTGAAACGGCTGCTGGAATCACATCCGGGGGCAGGACTGGGCTCACCTCTGTGGTGACTGGTGTGCTTTTCATCCTTTCCATGTTATTTATTCCGGTGATAAAAGTGATCCCGGATAGCGCCATTGCGCCAATTTTAATCATAATTGGCATTTTGATGCTAGGTAACATAAAAAGACTGGATTTCAGCGATTTAACCGAGAGTGTACCTGCAATCATGATCATTACGATCATTCCATTCACATACAGTATTGCGGATGGAATGGCATTCGGTTTCATTCTCTACCCATTCTTGAAGCTTGTAACCGGAAAAGCTAGAGAAGTTTCAGCCCCGATGTATGTAAGTGCGGCCATGTTTATCGTCTATTTCATCATCGGTTTGATCGGTTAA